A single window of Cololabis saira isolate AMF1-May2022 chromosome 24, fColSai1.1, whole genome shotgun sequence DNA harbors:
- the LOC133425430 gene encoding reticulon-4 receptor-like 2, with amino-acid sequence MKELALLLLVVAAASLSSNSSSNSSCDQCCDCRGDLGVTVCSGAGLSRPPGRVPPSTELLDLSHNAISSLSTHAFSSSRRLRVLLLQSNRIAAVEDGSFSPLGFLQKLDLSRNRLPALTEGFSAGLAGLRELQLAHNRLSSLDGRSFLHLDGLQRLNLSSNRIHSLHPRAFAAMSGLRHLHLQDNRLASLRSGAFAMLRSLELLQLAGNRIQQMEPGVFDPLVSLALLDLADNRLADVSFKTFLSIQAQRTHILLRGNPWSCDCELQRVFWKLRSIQRLFLDDYRNLTCNASHALAEQLLMDVDGELCVAETVTVLIITVTVVVTVLAAMLMAERKRRKRRKGMHWTQREDFSEESDF; translated from the coding sequence ATGAAGGAGTTGGCTCTGCTCCTGCTGGTGGTGGCCGCGGCGTCCCTCAGCTCCAACAGCAGCTCCAACAGCAGCTGCGACCAGTGCTGCGACTGTCGGGGAGACCTGGGCGTCACCGTCTGCTCCGGAGCCGGGCTGAGCCGCCCCCCCGGCCGTGTCCCCCCCTCCACTGAGCTGCTGGACCTGTCCCACAATGCCATCTCCAGCCTGTCCACTCACGCCTTCAGCAGCAGCCGCCGGCTgcgggtgctgctgctgcagagcaacCGCATCGCCGCCGTGGAGGACGGCAGCTTCTCCCCGCTGGGCTTCCTGCAGAAGCTGGACCTGAGCCGGAACCGGCTCCCGGCCCTGACGGAGGGCTTCTCCGCCGGCCTGGCCGGCCTGCGGGAGCTGCAGCTGGCCCACAACCGGCTGAGCAGCCTGGACGGCCGCAGCTTCCTGCACCTGGACGGCCTGCAGAGGCTCAACCTGAGCAGCAACCGCATCCACAGCCTCCACCCGAGGGCCTTCGCTGCCATGAGCGGCCTGCGGCATCTGCACCTGCAGGACAACCGGTTGGCGTCCCTGAGGAGCGGCGCCTTCGCCATGCTGCGCTccctggagctgctgcagctggccGGCAACCGCATCCAGCAGATGGAGCCGGGCGTGTTTGACCCGCTGGTCAGCCTGGCGCTGCTGGACCTGGCCGACAACCGGCTGGCCGACGTCAGCTTCAAGACCTTCCTGAGCATCCAGGCTCAGCGCACCCACATCCTGCTGCGGGGGAACCCCTGGTCCTGCGACTGCGAGCTGCAGAGAGTCTTCTGGAAGCTGCGCAGCATCCAGAGGCTCTTCCTAGACGACTACCGCAACCTGACCTGCAACGCCTCGCACGCCCTCGCCGAGCAGCTGCTGATGGACGTGGACGGCGAGCTGTGTGTGGCGGAGACCGTCACCGTGCTCATCATCACCGTCACCGTGGTGGTCACCGTGCTGGCCGCCATGCTGATGGccgagaggaagaggaggaagaggaggaaggggaTGCACTGGACGCAGCGGGAGGACTTCTCTGAGGAGTCAGACTTCTGA